The sequence GACACGTGTGCCGCTACAtaaggtgatcaaggcatcatcaaagtccTCAAAGCAAAAAAGTATtagatctgatctcattagaaattagaattagaaatcaactaggttgctgaaattctgcatgactacatgttagacatagaatcatgcatacttgtttaggataaatgtttaaagtcctggatctatttttgttgtagagatatgatctctagcatgcataggaattaaatagtttaattatgcttccgctgtaaaatttttaaaaaatatatgcatgcgaccactaGGGTTCCCAACAAAAAAATGCATACTCTCGTAAGATAATGAACATAATCTTGAGAACACAGACATGCAtatactcttgttaaatgcaTAGAAACACACACAACTTGCAATTGTGCAGTGCCCGATGCCTCGTGTAATAACTAGGCATCACTCTTGAGCCCCTATTATTTTCAAGTCTATGTGCCGCAAAAAGAGCATTTCTCAGAGATCTGTTATAGGTTCCGCACTCTTGGTCTTGTTTATTTTGAATTTGTTTTGTGCCCTGTGAACAGCTGTCCTCAGGTGTGCTACATCCTTAGTCCAGGTTGCTTTTAGTTCTCAACCGCTGCAAGTTGATGATGCAAGGCAAGAACACATTAAAATCAAATTCTTAGTGAAACACCTCATATAGAAACTTCCCAACACCTCATTCTAGGTTCAGATCCAAGATGAGATTTCGGTCAAGCCATGATAACAGGTTCGCAGGTAGGATTAGTTCATATCAGATCAGCATCATCAATCTGGTGTTAGCCGCTGAGAAAAATTGTTGATCTTGGACCTTTTGACCCAATGTTGTTACAATCGGTCGCTTGGGCATCTGCATAATAGTCTTTAAAGTTGTGGCCTGTGGGAGCCTGCCTTCAAGGAATTCTACTATACATGCGTTGCTGGCAACAAGGATTGAGATTTGGTGCAAGCCAACTATTCTATCTAAAGTTCAAAACAATATGTGAAGGCACTATAAATATAGGATAATTAAGCCAATGGAATAATGATGATTATCTTCCTGTGGATGTAATATCATTAAAACTCTCtatatttcttcaatttctACTATAAATTGAAAATTTACACAACCGAGCTTCCAAAAGTCGAACAATCCTCATTAAGCTACTCTTCTAGGGTAACAGAGGTGTCTGGTGGTGTATCTCCCTATTAAACATCGATAACAATAAGAAACATCCAAAAAGGTTGAATATTCTATTATAAACTATAGTTCCACTTCTTATGCCGAGCTGAAGTTTTCtcttattatataaaaaaaaagaatccggAGAAGTGACTAAAAGTTCGTTAGGAAAGTATGACAAAAGAAATTGTGTTTAATGGTGATATTTATGGATCCAATTGATCATTAATGACAGAATCATACTTCTGAAATGTAACAAGCATTTTAGTCTTATTATTTTGGATGTCAATGTAACTATGCCTAGCATAAAAGAAAGGGaaataaaggaagaaaagagagtaattatatttaaagaaaatgcagaataaAGATTATACTGGGACAGCATCTTACAAAACACTAGCACCCACAACTGCAAGAGGTCTTGGATAATCCTCTATCCCCTTGTCCTTTGACTCTTCCTTACTAGCTCCTGAGGAAAGTATGTGCACATCTTTACTTTCAGTAGATAATTCCTGCCTCATTTCTAAGTTAGGTGCCTCTCTACATCCAATCTTGGGGACTTCTTGTACCAATGATGGCAGCTTATCTCGAGCCTATTATAAAAGTGATGGATGTATTATTTTagactgaaaatatttttataagccCCATGGTCAAGTCTTACTTATCTTGTTGAGCAAAATACAACAAAGGATCATTAACCAAGGAGAAGGTGAAAAACATAGATACAGCTTTGTATAAGAGCATGAATTTTATTGGAGCATGGAACTAGAATGCACCTCTGGAAGGTCAATCTTGTTTAACACTACTATATATGGTTGTCGAATATAATTTGGGTTGTACATTCATAATTCCTGCAAGAAGGTCCACCTGTTGTCAAAGCTACTCCAAGCAAAAGCAGTGTTTTTTGATTATCATAAGCATGCAGTAGAGAAACATTAGCCACTGTAAAAGGATGAAGATACAGAGTCCAAATGCTCATGGCTTAGTTCATCCTTGATGCAAGCATCATCATAGGACAGGTGGATTTTAAAATGGTAGTATTATCATCTGAAAGAGTAGAGCTTATAAACATCTAGATAAACCTTATATGTGTAGCATAAAGCATTTGGAAGTCCAAGATAATACAAAATCAGTTATTAATCTTGAGAAAACCGACAAGGTTCAGACAAATGcaaaacatattaaaatatatatactatGAGAACCATAGCCTTAGGCCATAAGCACTACCTCACAGAAGGACTTGAATTGGCCCTTGGCAAGTGTGCTTGAGTCACCCATCCACAAATACAAATTATAATAATGATAAAATCACTAATAGTTGCTTCAAAGACTCCATCTTCACCACTCTCGGCTCAAGCCTTGCTAGATCTTTAAGAAagatgagagagagaagaggggagggggtggggagtaggggagagaaagagagagaagtaaCAGTCAAAGTGAAAAAATTATTCATCAACTTATTTAAAATAGTAAAAATTTTTGATAAGATAGGGGGTCACAACAATCCGTACTTCCTCTAACACAAGGTCTGTTGTGCCGAAACCGGAGCCCAGACCGGTTGCTTAGCAGCACGGGTCGGCACACCCCCATACTTTCTGTGTCGGGCCCATCCCGATACAATAGAGGAGGTGGGGAAGAGGGAgaataggagagagaaagagagagagaagggggagagagggagggagagaggagggtggcggaggccggcgGTAGCCGGCGAGCCGCACGAAGGAGGCAAAGGAGGGGACCCGgaggcggagcccctcctcTGCGGCTCGCCGGCCTCCACaaccctctcttccttcctctccgtctcgctcccttcctcctccctctctctctctctcttcctctctttccttctccccctccgtcGGATAATTTTCGTTCGGTTGCTAGAACCGTCCCGGTCCGCCACCGGTACAGCTCGGTACTCTCCAAACCGCTCGATTCGGAATGGTTCTGCCAACCTTGCTCTAACATGTAATTTGCATTCCCAATGCTATATTTTAGATTGCTTAAAAAGATCTTTAAGCAATTCTTTACCTAAAAACAACTGCATCTTACATTTAAGTGGAAGCTTCGTCAGATCCTGTCTAAAAAATTCTGGCCATATTTTCTAAGGTCCTCATTCTAGATTGCTTATATGCATGTCCTAAGCCTCTCTTATTACTGGAGTATCTTACATCACACTTGATCATATTACACAATCTGCTGCCTATCTACTCATATGCTATATCATAATATCTGAGCCATCATTACTAAATTTATTTCTAGATTTATCCTTGtttctccaagccatcaaattGACACCTCAACACAACAACATATAGTTTATAAAACTTCAGGGCATGATAGCCCTGATCATAATATAGCATAAAAGTAAGGTACGATTTTATAACAAGCAAAATGTGTTAATACGTTTTAGACACAACTGAAAATTGATACAGTTTTTGTATTAAACTAGACATCATATAATTATATGTTTACTAGAAGATACCATATCCAAGTTAAGGTTGGCAAACATGATACTCCTACTCCACCATTGAAGGATGCCAGATAAGTTTCAAGGTACTTAGGATCCATAATTCCATAGCACTTACATGAACAGTACAAAGCAGGGACTATACAACTATgatcttaaaaaatataatcaacTGAAGTAGTTTTGTGTAATTGTTTATTGCTTACCATCTCCACTTGTAGGATACTGCTAAATAAACATagctttatcttttttttgttggtaccttttgcatttctttttctttgaggaTTTAAACATCAGCTATTCATTAACAAAAGGTACAAGAGAAGTCTCCTTCAAGATGATAGGGGAATAAAAGGGCATCCTAATGTATAGGGCTCCTACCACTGTGGGCTTTGGGGAGGGTCATATGTATGTAGTCTTATCTCCGCATGCGGAGACACTTTGTATTTCGAACCCGTGACACCTAGGTCATagtggagcaaccttaccattgcgCCTGGGGTGTATGCAGCCTTACCTCCACATACAAAGAGGTTGTTTCTATGTTTCAAAAAAAGATGTGGCTTAGAGCACGAGGCTCCCACCACTGCGGGGTCTAGGGTCCAAGATGATGGGGATATCATGAgcccaaattaaaaaaatggatGGGTTTATAAACATAGTGTTTGACAAGCCAATAGATGCACCCTGTTTTTGAGTTGcacttcttctaaatctctttTAAAGACTATCTATCCTCTGTAGAAAGATATGCACAAAGATTATCTAAAATATTACTATCAAAAATGAAAATTTATCATTCATGTTAATTCAAAGCATCTAACACATGCATGTGCTTAACTTCATACACTGGAGTTGGCAAAAGACAATATTGGCAATGTCAATATGGAGAATCTCAAATATGCTTCTACCAAAATCAGATATTCAGATTTATCTGGAGGACAAATATTTCCATGTGGATCATCATTGTAGTATTCCAAAACTTTTTTCTAAGTTGTCCGATATAACTAATTATAAAATTTCAAGTTAAGCACATAGTCATAGTCCACAGCTCTTTTAGAATAAATAATCTATCACATGCAGTCTAGTTGAAAAATTGATGAGAGAAGTTTGAAGCCTATTAGGCTCCCAAAAAATTTTCGTAGCAATGGAAGTTTTGAAATCGTTTGCAGACTATAGCTACTAGTTTCATGCTTATGCTGTGGTCTTTTGCGTGTTCTGGATACTCATTTGTTGGTTGATTTCGTTTTTGGATCCTTTGCTAAGTTCAGTTTTCTTGTTTGCATTGCATGGCTACTCGGCATAAGTTATTTGTTGCTTTAGTAGCaacagaaagtacttttggtgacttatattattattttattgaatATCACAAAGATTGTCAATTATGTTTTGCAGCCATGTGTTGATGCAAGAGTTGGAAACATGTCTTTGAAATAGATTAGCATTATAAATATACTAATGTATGTGAAAAATCAAGCTACTCCCAAGAACCCTGAGATTTCGATTTTGAGAGTAGATATGTGGTAGCAGTTAATATGATCGACTTTTCTCCATGAATTGGTGATGACTGAGACAAATTTATCATGGGTTGGTGCACAGACccaaaatataatatcataattgCAGCAAAATTTGTTCAGAAATTGATTGGACTCTGGCAATACAAGGTACAGTCAGCTAAGGAAGACGAGACTGCTTCAGTGTCATGCACTTTCAATCAAATGTTATATAATAGGACTTACCAATTCATCATCATAAAAGCATCCATACATAAAATAAAAACTGGTGAAGTATTAATAGAGCAAATTAAAGTGGCTTCAGCAATGGTGATGGATGAGTAAAGGTAGACTTACCTGATTCAAGAATCCAGGAGGGTTTAGATAATCTCAGTAGCTCTAGAACTCTAGATACATTACAAATGGAAAACATAACCAAAGTGATAGAATTAGTAATTACTTAGGAAAATATGAGCATTGTTACTGCAGCAAAGGGACAGATATATGATTATACCCATGTTCTCAATTTAATTGGTGTTTCCATCGCTAGTGCCAAATCACTAAAATATCCATGATAGTCAATGTTGGCCCCTTAGATGTTTTTACATGAATATCTGGGTTCACGTTAAATCATTAACACATAATTGATCATATTAATCTCCAAAAGAGCACTATACAAAATTAAATCGTGCTAAAAATATCTCTAGCAAGAATAGTATGCTCAAACCAATCAAAAGGCTTTGGGATCTCATGATCAGCCTAGGAAGGGATGCAAAGAACCAGCATCAGGATCACTCTAGTAAAAGAGCTTGTATAATAGAAACAGTTCCAGTAGAAACCCTGATCATAGTTGCAGTATTTCATCTGTGTTGACAAGCTTCCACCTACaaagcttggagtgacaccgaAACATACATGAGCATGATAAAAGTAATAGAAGAAACTGAATACACTAAGGAAGCAAGAATGATGCTCAATCTCAATACTGCAAGAATTGGGAGCTAAGAACACAGTAAGGCACGTATACACCTTACAGCAAAATGACTGACAGGGTCTAGAAAATGCAACCAAGCATTGAGCACTTAGCAGGCCAATAATTTCCAAGTGAAATAGCAAAACATACAAAAAGTGAATATAGTATCAAATCTCTTAATATAAATAGGCCCTGCTGATGTTCAAACACTCTCGGGGAAGACACTGTAGTTCTGGTCAGCCAAGTGTGAAAGTGCAATATAAACCAAGAGAACAAGGCTTTGAATGTTAAACACCGAAACGAATTTACAGATACCAAGATGCCGTCAGCAATCTCGAACAGTCACCAAATGCCAGAACAGAGTGTAAGAGCCAGTTAACCCATAAACAGAAAATAAATGGAAGAAACAGTTCAGAAAAAGGTCCTCAAAGAGTGGCCAAAAAAAATCCTTGAAAAAAGGTCCTACAAGAAATAAACGAAAACCTCAGACAGATCTTGAAtcaaatcctaatcaaattacatGAGTTCTCTAATTCTGATTTAAGTTTCTAATTAGGTAACAATCTAGCTAGCTTAAGAGTCCATTTCACTCAGACTaaccaaaaaaggaaaaaaaaaaaggaaaaacctgCATAAAGTTAGAAAGGCTCAAGAATAGAAACAAATt is a genomic window of Phoenix dactylifera cultivar Barhee BC4 chromosome 4, palm_55x_up_171113_PBpolish2nd_filt_p, whole genome shotgun sequence containing:
- the LOC103697938 gene encoding probable GTP-binding protein OBGC2; this translates as MYNPNYIRQPYIVVLNKIDLPEARDKLPSLVQEVPKIGCREAPNLEMRQELSTESKDVHILSSGASKEESKDKGIEDYPRPLAVVGASVLKLIGIDEMLRELRAALRKCQYLEKALQTKKAQENHRLIADTYEQKKPKLPTLLRWMILGRGNH